TTGCAAAGGTTAAGGAGGAAAGAAGTGGTTTTGAAAGTGTGAAACGTGTAATGTTAGAATAACATGTTGTAGAGAAACATGCTCAGAATCTTCCGCTCGCTGCTGGGAGATTTTTGCGGGTTGCTAACCACAGTGACTGCCTCACTATACCGTAATTCCCTCTGCGTTTCTCCATTGTTTGTCATTCCTCTTGAAGATATTTGGCATTGCTGTCCATATCTTTACATAGATGCAGAATATCAGAGTAGAAATACCTAGGACTACAAATGTTGGAAACTATGTTGTCTATGACTTGGAGATTTTACTTGAGTTCAACAAATCTCGAACAGAACGATTCAGGGTATCCAAAAGATTCAGTGATTTTGTTCAGTTTCGCCAGTTGCTACTCAATAGGCACCTGACCGATCTGCCCAACCTCCCATCCAAACTATCAAGCTTTTACAAACTCAGCAGTGCTCTGATTGAGGAGAGAAGGACGGGTTTGGCGAATTTCTCTCAGACAATTTTAAACGATAAGAAGTTGAGGATGAACCACGAAGTActcaattttttcagtATACCTAAGTCTATCATATCTGAGTTTAACATGATAACTTCTTCCAAAGATGGCATTGAAGGTATATCCACAGGTGGTAAATATATCATCATAGACTCTGCTCAGCACTGGATGGATTCTTTTAAGACTGTTAAGTCCATGTTACAGAATGCAAGAGGTAAAATGTTTGCCTCCGATAATGTCGTAGAAATACGCAAGATACTAAAAGATTGTGAATTTAACcaaaagatattgaaggattatttatcaaacaatAGGGATTTAGGAGCGGGTGAAATTAACAGGAGGAATTCTTTGTTGGAGTCACAAATCTCAGAACTAAATGACTTAAATTACACACTATCCAATATGAAATTCAATGAACAACATGTTAAGGTTCCCttgaattcaaatattttacGTGACACGGGGAACACAACATCTCGACGAATATTCGGCAAGCCAAAGGAAACAAGTGAAACTAAAAAGTATGACAATAAAGGACTTCTGcaataccaacaacagaaaatgGCGCACCAGGATCAAGATTTAGAGAGTTTAAGGGATATCATTGAGAGACAAAAGCAAATAGGTATTGCAGTGAATGAAGAACTAACCATTCAGAACGAGCTACTAGATGGTTTAGGTCAACAGGTTGATCTGAGtacagaaaaaatgaaaaacgccaaaaataaagtaaacAAAATCATATAATATCTGTACATATAGCGATATAAAGTAGAAGCGGAAACTTCTCATCTTAAGATTTATAGGTTTTCACATTTGGACTTAACAAATAACTTTTGCATTTGAGGTCTTGTTTTCATCAGTCTTCAACTTAATCAAACgttcatcaccatcattAGAAATAGATAGCAACATATTGTAAATTAGTTCCTCATTGTGCTTATCGGTACTAGTTTTCGATTCgctgatattttttctgaCCAACTTAACTGATTTGATAAGAccttcaacaacatcaattATATCATGCATTAATTTATCTAGCAACTGGGCAGTTAAGTTGTACTTGACAACAACTCTTAAAATTTCGTTGTTTAACCCATTAGCTTCGTTCCACAAACTTTCATCGTCTTCGACTTCACCATCctcattttcctttggaaCGTTAATTCTTGGCAATGGGTAGTTTGGTATAATccacttcttctttctcaaaGAGGTAGAGATTAAAGACTGAGGTATTTCGGGATACTCTTCTGAAAATTCTTTAGTGAGTTGGAATGAAACAACCGGTAATGCTGGGTTGAATTTGTCGTGCTCATCTATAATCTCGTTTGCCTGACTTGGCTCCCAACTTGGATCTCTGTTTCTTGCACTCATACCTAAAGGTAAATGTAAATTAGACACACAAGTAAAGTAACCAGATTCTTCCAAGAACAATGATAACAATCTTGCATTAGTTAATGCATTATCAAAGACATCGTAGTATCCTTGTTTACCCCATCTTAGGAAATTATAGTATTGGTGAACAATTTGATAACCAGGTCTGGAAAAATTCAAGCTAAAAGATTCCTCCAAGCCACCAAGGTAAGATAACTCAAATCTTAAGCTCTTTGGTAACCAACTTTCATCTCTGAACAACACCCAGCCTAAACCCACAGTAACTAGACCAAACTTGTGACCCGATGTAGAGATCGACATAACCCTTGGAATTTGGAAATCCCAATTGAATTCCGGATAGATGATTGGAGCAATAAAACCTCCAGATGCGGCATCAACGTGGATTGGAATCCAATGTCCTGTTTCCTTTTCGTACTGATCCAAGATTTCAGCAATTTTCTCAACGTTTTCAAAACCACCGGTGTATGTTGAACCAACAATAACATAGATACCAATTGTATTCTCATCCAAATTCTCTCTAATTTTGTCAacatcaatcaaaaagtCCTTATCAGACACACCAATCAATCtgttttcaacatcaaaatatCTTGCGAATTTTTCTAATGCAACTTGTGCACAAGAAGCCATCAGAATATTTGGTTTATCCGTAGACAAACCCTTGGCCTTTCTCTTTGCttgccaattttttttcatggcCAACCCACCTAACATGACACCTTCGGATGAGCCTGTACATGGTGTACCAATCGCTCTTCTCTTGAAAGTTGAGATGTCCTCTTTACCATGGGGGGTCTTAATACCAGAGTCTTCGGTAACTAATGGCGCATGCCACAGATTTGCAAGAATCGAAATACAACGCTCTTGCATCTCAATTAACATTGGATATTCGTCATTGTCAGCCAAATTTTTGGTTAAGTTTTGGGTAATCAACTTCATGGTCTCCTCATCGGTGTGGACATTGACAAAAGATGCCAAATTTAGAGTTGTTGACCCATCTAATGCCATTTCGTCATGAACAATATTGTATGCTAGGTCTGACGGCATTCCAGTTTCTGGAATTCTATACTTGTTTGCTACTCCACGGAATCTTGCAACTGCAGCTTCGGGTGTTTCCTCAAAATTAGTCTCGTCGTTCCCGTGTCTTCTTAGTATGTCATTGTACTTTTGGAGTAACTTGTGTTTTGGAGAAGACTTCTCAAAAATCTTATCCTCTAAAGCATCTGTGTCAACATGGCTGGAAAGTGTCATCTCTGAACGTTGATTAGAGCAAGAAGAATATAGAAACGTTTCCTTGCATGGCATAGAGGTGGGACAGTAAATCAATTTATATCCGCCCCATTCCGGAGGCTCCGCATTCATTAAAACCACTCCTAttgtttacctttttttctctcaaaCAATTTGTCTCGAAATGTAAAGAGTACCAGATTTGTCAAATTGCATTGTTCCAGCTACTTGTCTTCTACTGTATTGATTGAACTGTattgtttgaatttatGAAGAATGGAAACCTGACATCCTTATTTCCGAGTTATCTCAGAATTATGAAGGGAATAGAGGTTGTGACGAGATGCACATATTGTTCAGATGGGCGGATAATGATTGTCCGGATTTTTCTACTTTGAAGTTCTGTTTCTAGTAGCAAGAACAAGAGCAAAGAGCAATCAAGGTTGTCCGCCAAGAACGCGGGTATTCTAGTGCTAAGCGATAACACAGTAAAGTGTAATTATATTTATAGCAACATGCATAGTCATGTACTCTACAGCTTCTCATTACGAATTCTTAAAGAATTTTAAAATACATAACTAGAAGCTCGAGCAGCTTTTTCTGATCAATTTGCTTTATAAAATCATCCATTACAATATAGATACCACTAAATGTTCTTAGTGAACTGTTTCTTATTAACTGTTTTGAAAACCTAACTTAAAAATTGAGATAATTTTCTATTGCCTTCTCTGTACTGGCCACCATTTCTCTGTACTTTTGCTGTGTGGCAATTTGATCCAAAAAGATACTATACTTagttttcaacaatttaCGATCCGGATGGCTACTGTCAGATGGGAAAATCACATTGCCTGTGCTGGAAAGTTTACACATGACTCGCCACAACTTATCTGCCGCAGTCTCCCCTTTGGCAACTTCCGGCGGTAGGCCAATACCCTTTGGATTGTAGCCAATCGGGGACGAAGTTCTCAGACGGTCGGTTACAACCTCTTGTGCTCTTGTCTTGCTGTCAAATGTAATAAACTCATCACCACTCTCCTCACTTACCGATCCCCGGTATTTTGGATCTTGGAAAGTTTTATCGGCAGAGCCACTTCTACCTGAAGAGGTATTGACGTTTAATTCGGTCAATGGGAATGGGAATCCACTGCCACTAGCACTACTGTTTAGATTACTAATCGATGTAACCGAAACAGTGGCTGTAGGTGCAGTATATGGTGATGGTGGCAAACTATCCTGCTTGAAGACATCGGCTACACGTGAACCCTTCTTGATACCCAAGTTGTTATTACCAAATTGGGGGGTTTggttttttcttgtttcgAGTTCTTTTATTGCATCTTCCGCTGCCACAGCACCTAGCATTGCTGTACCAAACACAACAGATGCATCAATGTATCTGGGGATTACAATAGGCAATCCCGTACAATCAGCCAAGAGCCTCATAAGTAAACCATTACGGCATTGTCCGCCACTCATAAAGATAGCCTTAATGCTATGTCCCGATTCCTCCATTCTTTCCACAATCTGTCTGGTTTGTTGGCCAATGAATTCACAAGCAGCTAGATACTCGACTGCCAAAGAGTCAAGCGAAACATCCATGGACTGTCCAATAATCGATGCTCTCATGTTTGGATCTGCAATCGGAGACCTATTGCCATGGAAATCACCataaaagaagatattcttggcaagagaaacaacacTTCTTTCCTTTCGTAATACTCTCAAATTTTCCAATCTTGAATTtaagaattcaaatttggatAGACTTGAACTTTCGGCTAAAACTCCCAATTCAGCAGATGCTGGATGCGTTGATAAAACGTGAGCTAATAAAGCACCCGTCATTGATTGACCACCTTCAGCAGCCCAGTACCCCTTACCGATAACATCTCTATAAGGCCCCCAGACGCCAGGAACCAATatctccttttcttctataCAGATATGGCACGTCGAAGTACCAGCAACCGCAGCCAACCTACCAGTACCTTTACCCAACCCATTCTTGCCGTGATCTTGATCAACTAATGACGGTATTGGTAGATTAGTTGGCGCTGCAACTGTTCCCATCCAACCAGAATAAGCGTCAATGACGCCAGAACCCACAAAGCAGTTTGTCGTCAAGCCGAGGGATTTCGCCGCAAGCAAACTTAATGGTCCAATGGTTTCTCCTGCTGTAAGGTAATTACCATTGAGACCGTCTATACCTCCaagtttggaaaaattattaGCTGCTAACTCAGGCAAATCAATATTCTCTAGAAATTCCCTGGACCAGCCATTTCTGTTGGTAATACCTTGAGGGATGTATCCTTGCTTACAGACAACACTACAAAATGATCGTGTTTCCTTCCCCGTAGCCTTCATAGTTAAGAAATCAGCCAAGTCATAGAATTTGGTGTCATTGAACATACCATTTGGCATGTTGTTTTTCAACCATTTCATTTTAGGTAGTTCCATTTCAATTGACATCTTACCGCCGACATACTTCAAGCATTCGTCACCAGTAGCATtaatttcatcagtttCCAAGTCAGCCCGGTGGTCCATCCAAAGCATTATATTCTCGAGAGGATTTGTGAAGTCAGGCCCAACCGGCATTGGATCATTTGTCTTCTCATTGATAGCAACCAACGAACAAGTTGCGTCGAACCCAATACCAAGAATCTTGTAATGATCCACACCTGATTGGGAAATTGCAGACTTGACGCAATAACAAATTGCATCCCAAATTTCAGTTGATGACTGCGTAATATGGTTTTCCTTCAGTTCGTGTCTTGTAATTGGCCTCTCCGATAATCCCAAGATAGATCCCTTTGAGTCAATGATAACTGCACGCGCAGAACCAGTACCAACATCGACACCGGCATAGTAAACCTCGGACATTATGAGCGTATACTCCTTAAATTAGTATGTAtacaagagagaaaaaagacgaacaaggagaaaaagaagaaaaagaagaagataagAGCAGTAAAGAAAGCTGTCAGCATTAAGATAGAAAAATCTATAACTCAAAAgtagaaaaataaattctcaatcaaaaatagaGGACAGGCTTTGTAAGTGGGGACAACGATACTGGACAGAATTTTCGGTGACGTTATCAGTATGTCAAGAATTAGTAATACGTGTGTTTTCGTGGGAATTCACTCCCTTTCCTTGTCCTTGTCTTTTCCGTTCCCCATGTACTTTTCACAGACATCATGGACAAAGTCGAATTCCTCGTTTTGCTCAATTACTTTCTTCAACATGGGCACGTTCACCTTCTTGGTGCCAGACTTTGCGGATTCCTCAATGGATTTCTCCACCAAGGCGCACATAAACATCTCCACTGCACGTCCAACCACCATCGGAGTGGCCTGGGCAACCTTCCCTATATCTTCATCACTCTGTAGCAGCTTCTTCACTCTAGCTGATGGAAAATGCGTCTTCATCTGAAGATAACTATTGAGCCCTACAAATTCCATTGCTTCTGAATTATTCGTATTCTCAGTCATTCTGTTTACTGTAGAAATAGGTATGATATTGCCCGTTGTTTTCTACAAGAGAAAGGGAGGTGATTGTTTTGCCAATGCAAACCTCACATAGAGTCCATATTTATATAGcttgatttggaaaaactcaataaaatattcaacttTGATCgagcaagaaaaaaaaaaatagtatAATCAGCGAGaacctttttttccttctacAGTTGATTGTGTTTTCTTCCTTATACACAACATTATACGGGATAAAAAAGAGTTTATTTAATATTGGGCAAATCTCTCGGGGAAAAGCACTGGTGCAACCAGAGTCCATCCATAGAGAGCATAACATACCCAAGAGGAGGCGATTTTCAACCACGTATTGAAATATGTGCGTCCCACAGGGATGAATGTGCCATTGTCAGCATCAGTAATGCCAACATTAATGGTCAAAAGCGCAGCAATGTATTGTGTAGcaaggaagaaaataatgtGGAAAAGAACATAGTTATATTTAAGGtgatttctctcttcttgtTGCCCACTAAAATCCCTCATACCATCATCGTCGttatcatcgtcatcactTTGATTCAAATACGAAGGATCTGTCAATGCGCTTTCGGGTAATGAACCCGCCTCGACAGCATCTTTGAGAGCTTGGTATCTCATATTATCTCTAAGTGTGGGTTGTGTGGTGATGACATTGGATTCCACAGGTACTGGTTCGCTCACGGGGACCTCATCGTACTCATTACCATGATTGAATGCAGAATTAGTAGCAGCCCTGGTAGTTGTATAAGCAACGGCGCCAAATGTGAACAACGCACCCACTATAACTGTAGCCGTCCTAGTTCCACTGGATCGGATCAATGGATTACACAGTCGATCATCTGGTTCACTCAAACATGCACTGAAAACTAAATATGTGCAATAGATACAGCACATAGAAGCCTGCGCTACTCCAGCATTAGGATTGTACTCTTGAACAATTGGTGCAATAGAAAAGGCTGTAATTAATAAAGTGAACAGGAAGTTGATCGTAATAACCGTCTTGTTCATGTGGCATCCACTCTGTGCAAAATACATGTACATCAAAACAGTCATAATTAAAACACCACTGTACATTGTCAGCGTACCTCCTATTAATAGTTTCTTCCATAAATTGACtccttcaaaattaaaacaGGAGCTTATTATTCCTTGATTTTCCTCTTCTGTTATATCAAGATATATTTCTCcctcttcaattttttcaatacaTGTTTCTGCCCACTCATGtgcaaaatcaacaagtAAAATCAAACCAATTCCAATAAAAATAGTACTGAatataattgaaaagtaGTTTCCCCATATAACAAAAAACTTATCAGGAATaaaaaaactcaaaagGATAAAGGCACCCAAGACAAATAGTTTGGCAACCCAATACCCATTTTGTATAGTTGATCGGGGATTTCTGGTTGATTTAACCCCAACTAATAGCCCCGCTAAGATAAGGTGAAGTAATCCTAAAGAAAAgttgattctttgaacaCTGGTAAATCCTGTACACCCTTTTTCATCTTGACAATATTTATTCCCAAATTTAAACAACCCCCATGTTAAGTTCTCCAAAAACTTGGATATTGAATTGGACAGTGATACCCAAGAAATTAAGCTATTTAACATGAACATTAATGCATACATAATTCGTGTGGCTATAGACGACTTAAATGTTCTCATCAATGGATTAACATTTCTGCTCATACAACATGAACAAATTGATACGCCTATGCAGGATGATATCCACGATCCCACAATACTCACCGGAATTAGCGGTAATGACAATACTGCTCCCATTTTTAGTTCCTTGGTACTTTAGTCACGAGGGCGTGATTCAGATATGTTTATAAGCAAAGTATAGAGAAGAGAAGATTACTGAAAACGACGtaaaaagcaaaaatatGATAAGAAAAGTCAGGTAAAGAAGGAATGACGCCTCCACAAAAAAATCTCACTCAGTTGCATCCATGATGCCGCCGGTTCCTAGAACGTAAGTACACTCTCCCTCAGGACAGTCAGGGGAGTCTTGAATTTTGGCAATACGTTCATCTCCACGTCCCTTGCGTAAAAGAATTCGTGTTTGAGAAGCATGTGCAAGTATATGCCCACCCACTGGTTTCCGACCATCAACACTAGCAAATAATGCACTTGCACCTGGATCAGATTGAACTTGGTTGGTTAGAAAAACAGCACAATTGAACTCTTCAGCAATCCTGCCTAGTTTAGATAGATGTTGATTTAGCTTTTGTTGACGTTCACCTAGTTCCCCTCTGCCACTGTAATCAACTCGAAACAAAGAGATGATTGAATCTACTATAATTAACCTATAACCTCCTTGGCTTAAGTACATGCCCAATTGTTCAACAAGCTCATGTTGGTGCTCGCTATTTAATGCACGTA
The Pichia kudriavzevii chromosome 2, complete sequence DNA segment above includes these coding regions:
- a CDS encoding uncharacterized protein (PKUD0B11650; similar to Saccharomyces cerevisiae YER179W (DMC1); ancestral locus Anc_8.249), which produces MSTTKRNLAKIKGLSEVKVEKIKEASNKLVNCGFVSALIQSDIRTRVVKITTGCKSFDQMLGGGISTMSTTEVFGEFRTGKTQLSHTLCVTTQLPRDQGGAEGKVAFIDTEGTFRPERVRNIAERFGMDGNRCLDNISYVRALNSEHQHELVEQLGMYLSQGGYRLIIVDSIISLFRVDYSGRGELGERQQKLNQHLSKLGRIAEEFNCAVFLTNQVQSDPGASALFASVDGRKPVGGHILAHASQTRILLRKGRGDERIAKIQDSPDCPEGECTYVLGTGGIMDATE
- a CDS encoding uncharacterized protein (PKUD0B11620; similar to Saccharomyces cerevisiae YDR109C; ancestral locus Anc_8.257), translated to MSEVYYAGVDVGTGSARAVIIDSKGSILGLSERPITRHELKENHITQSSTEIWDAICYCVKSAISQSGVDHYKILGIGFDATCSLVAINEKTNDPMPVGPDFTNPLENIMLWMDHRADLETDEINATGDECLKYVGGKMSIEMELPKMKWLKNNMPNGMFNDTKFYDLADFLTMKATGKETRSFCSVVCKQGYIPQGITNRNGWSREFLENIDLPELAANNFSKLGGIDGLNGNYLTAGETIGPLSLLAAKSLGLTTNCFVGSGVIDAYSGWMGTVAAPTNLPIPSLVDQDHGKNGLGKGTGRLAAVAGTSTCHICIEEKEILVPGVWGPYRDVIGKGYWAAEGGQSMTGALLAHVLSTHPASAELGVLAESSSLSKFEFLNSRLENLRVLRKERSVVSLAKNIFFYGDFHGNRSPIADPNMRASIIGQSMDVSLDSLAVEYLAACEFIGQQTRQIVERMEESGHSIKAIFMSGGQCRNGLLMRLLADCTGLPIVIPRYIDASVVFGTAMLGAVAAEDAIKELETRKNQTPQFGNNNLGIKKGSRVADVFKQDSLPPSPYTAPTATVSVTSISNLNSSASGSGFPFPLTELNVNTSSGRSGSADKTFQDPKYRGSVSEESGDEFITFDSKTRAQEVVTDRLRTSSPIGYNPKGIGLPPEVAKGETAADKLWRVMCKLSSTGNVIFPSDSSHPDRKLLKTKYSIFLDQIATQQKYREMVASTEKAIENYLNF
- a CDS encoding uncharacterized protein (PKUD0B11610; similar to Saccharomyces cerevisiae YMR250W (GAD1); ancestral locus Anc_8.801); amino-acid sequence: MNAEPPEWGGYKLIYCPTSMPCKETFLYSSCSNQRSEMTLSSHVDTDALEDKIFEKSSPKHKLLQKYNDILRRHGNDETNFEETPEAAVARFRGVANKYRIPETGMPSDLAYNIVHDEMALDGSTTLNLASFVNVHTDEETMKLITQNLTKNLADNDEYPMLIEMQERCISILANLWHAPLVTEDSGIKTPHGKEDISTFKRRAIGTPCTGSSEGVMLGGLAMKKNWQAKRKAKGLSTDKPNILMASCAQVALEKFARYFDVENRLIGVSDKDFLIDVDKIRENLDENTIGIYVIVGSTYTGGFENVEKIAEILDQYEKETGHWIPIHVDAASGGFIAPIIYPEFNWDFQIPRVMSISTSGHKFGLVTVGLGWVLFRDESWLPKSLRFELSYLGGLEESFSLNFSRPGYQIVHQYYNFLRWGKQGYYDVFDNALTNARLLSLFLEESGYFTCVSNLHLPLGMSARNRDPSWEPSQANEIIDEHDKFNPALPVVSFQLTKEFSEEYPEIPQSLISTSLRKKKWIIPNYPLPRINVPKENEDGEVEDDESLWNEANGLNNEILRVVVKYNLTAQLLDKLMHDIIDVVEGLIKSVKLVRKNISESKTSTDKHNEELIYNMLLSISNDGDERLIKLKTDENKTSNAKVIC
- a CDS encoding uncharacterized protein (PKUD0B11630; similar to Saccharomyces cerevisiae YER159C (BUR6); ancestral locus Anc_8.219) gives rise to the protein MTENTNNSEAMEFVGLNSYLQMKTHFPSARVKKLLQSDEDIGKVAQATPMVVGRAVEMFMCALVEKSIEESAKSGTKKVNVPMLKKVIEQNEEFDFVHDVCEKYMGNGKDKDKERE
- a CDS encoding uncharacterized protein (PKUD0B11640; similar to Saccharomyces cerevisiae YDR105C (TMS1); ancestral locus Anc_8.250), whose translation is MGAVLSLPLIPVSIVGSWISSCIGVSICSCCMSRNVNPLMRTFKSSIATRIMYALMFMLNSLISWVSLSNSISKFLENLTWGLFKFGNKYCQDEKGCTGFTSVQRINFSLGLLHLILAGLLVGVKSTRNPRSTIQNGYWVAKLFVLGAFILLSFFIPDKFFVIWGNYFSIIFSTIFIGIGLILLVDFAHEWAETCIEKIEEGEIYLDITEEENQGIISSCFNFEGVNLWKKLLIGGTLTMYSGVLIMTVLMYMYFAQSGCHMNKTVITINFLFTLLITAFSIAPIVQEYNPNAGVAQASMCCIYCTYLVFSACLSEPDDRLCNPLIRSSGTRTATVIVGALFTFGAVAYTTTRAATNSAFNHGNEYDEVPVSEPVPVESNVITTQPTLRDNMRYQALKDAVEAGSLPESALTDPSYLNQSDDDDNDDDGMRDFSGQQEERNHLKYNYVLFHIIFFLATQYIAALLTINVGITDADNGTFIPVGRTYFNTWLKIASSWVCYALYGWTLVAPVLFPERFAQY
- a CDS encoding uncharacterized protein (PKUD0B11600; similar to Saccharomyces cerevisiae YGL212W (VAM7); ancestral locus Anc_3.525), giving the protein MQNIRVEIPRTTNVGNYVVYDLEILLEFNKSRTERFRVSKRFSDFVQFRQLLLNRHLTDLPNLPSKLSSFYKLSSALIEERRTGLANFSQTILNDKKLRMNHEVLNFFSIPKSIISEFNMITSSKDGIEGISTGGKYIIIDSAQHWMDSFKTVKSMLQNARGKMFASDNVVEIRKILKDCEFNQKILKDYLSNNRDLGAGEINRRNSLLESQISELNDLNYTLSNMKFNEQHVKVPLNSNILRDTGNTTSRRIFGKPKETSETKKYDNKGLLQYQQQKMAHQDQDLESLRDIIERQKQIGIAVNEELTIQNELLDGLGQQVDLSTEKMKNAKNKVNKII